Proteins found in one Spirochaetota bacterium genomic segment:
- a CDS encoding DUF434 domain-containing protein, translating to MNKIRIDLLKKAIKDYSTFLNKNYPADNVFKIVSDFYKLNNVERGFIKRGVCKKEILIKRKKKRLKYLWKLRNKNIYIDFFNILLTFHSFYTGKVVFIGLDGYLRDISLIGGHNIHKINVEKYYYCIFEFFIKAKPKKVIVLFDEPVSFSKNIKEDFENYIKNIKNNFINNINYISKNSAYKRFTKINFELVTIKNPDNYLIELKDKNGVLVTSDSYIIDKSELKIFDLVGWYIKKVLKKKVFNL from the coding sequence ATGAATAAAATAAGAATAGATTTATTAAAAAAAGCTATAAAAGATTATTCAACTTTTTTAAATAAAAATTATCCTGCAGATAATGTATTTAAAATTGTTTCAGATTTTTATAAACTTAATAATGTAGAGAGAGGTTTTATAAAAAGGGGGGTTTGTAAAAAAGAAATTTTAATAAAAAGAAAGAAAAAGAGATTAAAATATTTATGGAAATTAAGAAATAAAAATATTTATATTGATTTTTTTAATATTTTACTAACATTTCATAGTTTCTATACAGGTAAAGTTGTCTTTATTGGTTTAGATGGATATTTAAGAGATATTTCACTTATTGGAGGCCATAATATACATAAGATAAATGTTGAGAAATATTATTATTGTATTTTTGAATTTTTTATTAAAGCTAAACCAAAAAAAGTTATTGTTTTATTTGATGAACCAGTTTCTTTTTCTAAAAATATTAAAGAAGACTTTGAAAATTATATTAAAAATATTAAAAATAATTTTATAAATAATATAAATTATATAAGCAAAAATAGCGCATATAAAAGGTTTACTAAAATAAATTTTGAATTGGTTACTATTAAAAATCCAGATAATTATTTAATTGAATTAAAAGATAAAAATGGTGTCTTAGTAACTTCCGATTCATATATTATTGATAAGTCCGAATTAAAAATATTTGATTTGGTTGGGTGGTATATAAAAAAAGTACTTAAGAAAAAAGTTTTTAATTTATAA
- a CDS encoding aspartate kinase, with translation MDKELIVLKYGGSSVSDENKIKRIAQYVKELKSEGNNILIVVSAMGKQTDSLINMAYNIAKNPPKREIDMLLTTGERISMALLSIALNDIGVNAISFTGSQSGIITDCSHTKAKINQIKPYRILDELKKEKVVIVAGFQGVSFEKEITTLGRGGSDLTAIALAISLNASKCYINTDVDGIYPVDPRIVNDVKPFKTMSFFDASLFASTGAKVMHDRACSLASLYKYPYYIKSSFNSNGGTFVMDKLMNENVKEKPFIKGITSKKDLKIFIFNNIGLDFLLDIFDKNDINIYSVFTDIKRSILIIEDYEFIKNIEIIENEIIKRFNPILENGFIISILGEGFNNFPGSINLVKNILRENNYEPIFLASFNLATSIIFNNKNDHDSIIKSLYEKLKSFFIEEF, from the coding sequence ATGGATAAAGAGTTAATTGTATTAAAATACGGTGGTTCCTCAGTAAGTGATGAAAACAAGATAAAAAGGATAGCTCAATATGTAAAAGAGTTAAAAAGTGAGGGGAATAATATTCTTATTGTTGTTTCAGCAATGGGCAAACAGACTGATTCCCTTATAAATATGGCTTATAATATTGCCAAAAATCCACCAAAAAGAGAAATAGATATGCTTCTTACAACTGGAGAAAGAATATCAATGGCTCTTCTTTCAATAGCTTTAAATGATATTGGTGTTAATGCAATATCATTTACAGGTTCTCAATCTGGCATAATTACTGATTGTTCTCATACTAAAGCAAAAATTAATCAAATAAAACCTTATAGGATATTAGATGAATTAAAAAAAGAAAAAGTAGTAATAGTTGCAGGATTTCAAGGAGTGTCTTTTGAAAAAGAGATAACAACATTAGGTAGAGGTGGATCAGATTTAACAGCAATTGCTTTAGCAATATCATTAAATGCTTCAAAATGTTATATAAATACTGATGTAGATGGCATATACCCTGTGGATCCTAGAATAGTTAATGATGTTAAACCTTTTAAAACAATGAGTTTTTTTGATGCCTCACTTTTTGCTTCTACTGGTGCAAAAGTTATGCATGATAGAGCTTGTAGTTTAGCTAGTTTATATAAATATCCTTATTATATAAAATCTAGTTTTAATTCTAATGGAGGGACTTTTGTTATGGATAAACTTATGAATGAAAATGTAAAAGAAAAACCCTTTATTAAAGGAATTACATCAAAAAAAGATTTAAAGATATTCATTTTTAACAATATTGGTTTAGATTTTTTGTTGGATATATTTGATAAAAATGATATTAATATTTATAGTGTTTTTACAGACATAAAAAGATCTATTTTAATAATTGAAGATTATGAATTTATTAAAAATATTGAGATTATAGAAAATGAAATTATAAAAAGATTTAATCCAATACTAGAAAATGGTTTTATAATTTCAATTCTTGGAGAAGGGTTTAATAATTTTCCTGGTTCAATTAATCTTGTTAAAAATATTCTTAGAGAAAATAATTATGAACCTATTTTTTTAGCATCATTTAATCTTGCTACTTCTATTATTTTTAATAACAAAAATGATCATGATTCTATTATTAAAAGTTTATATGAAAAATTAAAAAGTTTTTTTATTGAAGAATTTTAA
- a CDS encoding MMPL family transporter, translating to MKVFNFIVKNRIWVFIFYILIIPFCFYSWKNTHINTSLTSYLPQDLDSVKGQKILEQYFHSSSSAFIYLEGFENIKYINEIIEKISLIDGIKGIYSTKSFGVLTVPPEFLPENIRSQFYSKEGSLITIQFKYGPEDKRTFETVRKIKENLKGYKNLYFGGFAVINEESNREVRSNTQDIALYITIFAIFIFLTFNTGSFIEAFLFLFSLAIAYVINMGTNFFFKEISYLSSGLTGALQLGVSIDYSIFLFHRFEEEFAKDLKKEIDKAMVKALNYTYKSIFTSSITTLIGFLAITVMSIRIGYDLGLILAKGIFFTLFTTLTLMPCLLIIFYPLIKKTKINFNFLKNLNKRFHYKIENKVKNDDRRINKGNKNFFYIYKFKSNRFILFIIFVVLITISSYGYFNVPISYQINDTYPSNLDSIKDSIYIIDKTGSGDIISLIVKIDKFDDFENYQYNLMISELKDIYGIETILHVNFGRSFLEPLSFLSKSTLKSFYQENYLVCHLKLKFQPGTNDSYRTIEKIFKKVSEYYKEYYLAGQGVLVYDFARLTKVDFMKINSISLILIFITLIVSFFSISLPLLLIIIIELAIFLNFSFNFIAGKPISFITQTILGSIQLGATIDYGVLYLNRLFDEIREGKTKFDAIYHASVSTFLPILSASLCLFIAVTTYGFFSNYPIVKDITKLIGRGAIISFLTVVIFSPLLCYLLYNRISFVINLRKKLFKLEK from the coding sequence GTATTTAATTTTATAGTTAAAAATAGAATTTGGGTTTTTATTTTTTATATTTTAATTATTCCATTTTGTTTCTATTCTTGGAAAAATACCCATATAAATACTTCTTTGACTTCCTATTTACCTCAAGATTTAGATTCAGTTAAAGGTCAAAAAATCCTTGAACAATATTTTCACTCTTCTTCTTCTGCTTTTATTTATTTAGAAGGCTTTGAAAATATTAAATATATTAATGAAATAATTGAAAAAATATCATTAATTGATGGAATAAAAGGTATTTATAGTACAAAAAGCTTTGGAGTTTTAACTGTTCCTCCTGAATTTCTACCAGAAAATATTAGATCGCAATTTTATTCAAAAGAAGGATCTCTAATTACCATTCAATTTAAATATGGTCCAGAGGATAAAAGAACATTTGAAACTGTTAGAAAAATTAAAGAAAATCTAAAAGGTTACAAAAATTTATATTTTGGAGGATTTGCTGTAATTAATGAAGAAAGTAATAGGGAGGTTAGATCTAATACCCAAGATATTGCTCTATATATTACTATTTTTGCTATTTTTATTTTCCTTACATTTAATACAGGTTCCTTTATAGAGGCTTTTTTATTTCTATTTTCTCTTGCTATTGCTTATGTTATTAATATGGGAACAAATTTTTTCTTTAAAGAAATTTCTTATCTTTCTTCTGGTTTAACTGGTGCATTACAACTTGGAGTTTCTATAGATTATTCAATCTTTTTATTTCATAGATTTGAAGAAGAGTTTGCTAAAGATTTAAAAAAAGAGATTGATAAAGCTATGGTAAAAGCCTTAAACTATACTTATAAATCTATATTTACATCAAGTATAACAACATTAATTGGGTTTCTAGCTATTACTGTTATGTCAATAAGAATAGGTTATGATCTAGGACTTATACTCGCAAAGGGAATATTTTTTACCCTTTTCACCACATTAACTTTAATGCCATGTTTATTAATTATTTTTTATCCATTAATTAAGAAGACAAAAATTAATTTTAATTTTTTAAAAAATTTAAATAAAAGATTTCATTATAAGATTGAAAATAAAGTAAAGAATGATGATAGAAGAATTAATAAAGGAAATAAAAACTTTTTTTATATTTATAAATTTAAATCAAATAGATTTATTTTATTTATAATATTTGTTGTTCTTATTACTATTTCATCTTACGGATATTTTAATGTTCCAATATCGTACCAAATAAATGATACATATCCATCAAATTTGGATTCAATAAAGGATTCTATTTATATTATTGATAAGACTGGTTCTGGAGATATAATTTCTCTTATAGTAAAAATTGATAAATTTGATGATTTTGAAAATTACCAGTACAATTTAATGATATCTGAATTAAAAGATATTTATGGAATAGAAACAATATTACATGTTAACTTTGGAAGATCTTTTTTAGAACCATTAAGTTTTTTATCAAAAAGTACATTGAAGTCTTTTTATCAAGAAAATTATCTTGTTTGTCATTTAAAGTTAAAATTTCAACCTGGAACTAACGATTCTTATAGAACAATAGAAAAAATATTTAAAAAAGTTTCAGAATACTATAAAGAATATTATCTCGCTGGGCAAGGAGTTTTAGTTTATGATTTTGCAAGATTAACCAAAGTAGATTTTATGAAGATTAATAGTATATCTTTAATTTTAATTTTTATTACATTAATTGTTTCTTTTTTTTCAATATCTTTACCTCTTTTGTTAATAATTATTATAGAACTTGCAATATTTTTAAATTTTTCTTTTAATTTCATAGCTGGTAAACCTATATCTTTTATAACTCAAACTATTCTAGGTTCGATTCAACTTGGAGCTACTATAGATTATGGCGTATTATATTTAAACAGGTTATTTGATGAAATAAGAGAAGGTAAAACAAAATTTGATGCAATATATCATGCTTCTGTTTCAACTTTCTTACCAATTTTATCTGCCTCATTATGTCTTTTTATTGCAGTTACTACTTATGGTTTTTTTTCAAATTATCCTATTGTAAAAGATATTACTAAGTTAATAGGTAGAGGAGCTATAATATCATTTTTAACAGTAGTAATTTTTAGTCCACTTTTGTGCTATTTATTATATAATAGAATTAGCTTTGTTATCAACTTAAGAAAAAAATTATTTAAATTAGAGAAGTAA